The following are encoded in a window of Chryseobacterium sp. genomic DNA:
- a CDS encoding HipA family kinase — translation MRDLSLRTVTVMRYILPLREGGSLPALAEADDDFKYVLKFRGGGHGVKMLISELLGGKIAEVLGLKIPELVFANLDVDFGRTEADEEIHDLLKFSEGVNLALHFLSGAIAYDASVKVDPLLASKIVWLDAFITNIDRTHKNTNLLMWNKELWVIDNGASFYFHHSWMNFEKLALSPFAYVKDHVLLSQATMLDEADAFAKTVLNTEMLRQIVELIPDDWLQWKDTDETPEQIREVYFTFMKTRLENSANFVKEAQNARG, via the coding sequence ATGCGGGATTTATCTTTACGGACGGTTACTGTGATGCGCTACATCCTTCCACTTCGGGAAGGCGGCTCACTGCCGGCCCTGGCAGAAGCCGATGACGATTTTAAATATGTACTCAAGTTCAGGGGCGGAGGACACGGCGTAAAAATGCTGATTTCCGAACTTTTGGGCGGCAAGATCGCTGAAGTTCTGGGTCTGAAGATTCCTGAGTTGGTGTTCGCTAACCTGGATGTGGACTTTGGTCGTACAGAAGCCGATGAAGAAATCCATGATTTACTGAAGTTTTCTGAAGGTGTTAATCTTGCACTGCACTTTCTTTCTGGAGCCATTGCTTATGACGCTTCTGTAAAAGTGGATCCGCTGCTGGCTTCAAAAATTGTCTGGCTCGACGCATTTATCACCAATATAGACCGCACTCACAAAAACACCAACCTTCTGATGTGGAATAAAGAGCTGTGGGTCATCGACAACGGTGCTTCCTTTTATTTCCACCATTCATGGATGAATTTCGAAAAGCTTGCTTTAAGTCCTTTTGCTTACGTGAAGGACCATGTACTGCTTTCACAAGCTACGATGCTGGACGAAGCGGATGCTTTTGCAAAAACTGTACTGAATACTGAAATGCTGCGCCAAATTGTGGAACTTATTCCTGATGACTGGCTGCAGTGGAAAGATACCGACGAAACGCCTGAACAGATCCGGGAAGTATATTTTACTTTCATGAAAACCAGGCTGGAGAACTCTGCTAACTTTGTAAAAGAAGCCCAAAATGCAAGAGGTTAA
- a CDS encoding ABC1 kinase family protein, translating to MAMEQLSNYTKFFSFILKYYDSDIVKSTANTALKEEAETDLEFSQKPEELVEDLKKMGPTYVKLGQLLSTRPDLLPDHYLKALANLQDDVETISYEEVEKIFEEEIGVRIKKAFVEFDPVPLASASIGQVHKAVLHSGRIVAVKIQRPGVRRNFLEDLDTLQQMADLAVSHSKAARKYALNDIIEELRYILLNELDYNKEAQNLTILRENLKMFDYLIIPSPVAEYSSSKVLTMDFIAGKKITSLGKLIRTEVDFNPLIDDLVEAYLKQIIVDGFAHADPHPGNIHLTTDNKVALMDLGMVAKFSPKLQEKIMMLLVGMSKKDGDAISEALLEMSEFDNVTANVDSFRKNINRLVMDSTSTNAEDMETGRVLLQMNRIAADQGIKLAVELNILGKILLNLDQIIAVLTPKYDLQQAIRRFMEKMVNQKMKQELKPENFYGFLLDNKKLAENLPGRLNKITERLAANEFELKIQALDEDRLTDGFQKVANRITSGLIIAAMIIGAALLMRIPSSYSILGYGILPFIFFIIAISLGLYLVYNIMFRDEHYRKKKE from the coding sequence ATGGCCATGGAGCAACTCAGCAATTATACCAAATTTTTCAGTTTCATCCTGAAATATTACGACAGCGATATCGTAAAATCCACCGCAAACACAGCCCTGAAGGAAGAGGCCGAAACAGACCTGGAATTCAGCCAAAAGCCTGAGGAATTGGTGGAAGATCTTAAGAAAATGGGACCAACTTATGTAAAACTTGGCCAGTTGCTTTCCACACGGCCTGATTTGTTGCCGGACCATTATCTGAAAGCACTGGCAAACCTACAGGACGATGTGGAAACCATCTCCTATGAAGAAGTGGAAAAGATATTTGAGGAGGAAATTGGCGTCCGCATAAAAAAGGCTTTTGTTGAATTTGATCCCGTGCCGCTGGCCAGCGCATCTATTGGGCAGGTGCATAAAGCAGTACTGCACTCAGGGCGGATAGTTGCTGTTAAAATACAGCGCCCCGGAGTGCGCAGGAATTTTCTGGAAGACCTGGATACACTGCAGCAAATGGCCGATTTGGCGGTCTCACATTCCAAGGCAGCCCGGAAGTATGCTTTGAACGACATCATAGAGGAACTCCGCTATATCCTGCTTAATGAACTGGACTATAATAAGGAAGCTCAGAATCTGACCATCCTAAGAGAAAACCTTAAGATGTTCGATTACCTCATCATTCCATCTCCTGTGGCTGAATATTCTTCGTCCAAGGTTCTTACGATGGATTTTATTGCAGGCAAGAAAATTACTTCACTCGGAAAACTCATCCGCACGGAAGTAGATTTCAACCCACTCATCGATGATCTTGTAGAAGCCTATCTGAAACAGATTATCGTAGACGGTTTCGCGCATGCCGATCCGCATCCCGGTAACATTCACCTAACAACGGACAATAAAGTAGCTCTGATGGATTTGGGCATGGTGGCTAAATTCAGTCCCAAGCTTCAGGAAAAGATCATGATGCTGCTGGTAGGAATGAGCAAAAAGGATGGTGATGCCATTAGCGAAGCTTTGCTGGAAATGAGCGAATTTGATAATGTAACAGCCAATGTAGATTCATTCAGAAAGAACATTAACAGGCTGGTAATGGACAGCACAAGTACCAACGCGGAGGACATGGAAACCGGCCGTGTGTTGCTGCAAATGAACCGAATTGCAGCAGATCAGGGTATTAAACTCGCCGTAGAACTCAACATCCTTGGTAAGATCCTGCTGAACCTGGACCAGATTATTGCCGTGTTGACGCCGAAGTACGATTTGCAGCAGGCCATACGGAGGTTTATGGAGAAAATGGTGAACCAGAAAATGAAACAGGAACTGAAGCCGGAAAATTTCTACGGTTTCCTGCTGGACAATAAAAAGCTGGCCGAAAACCTGCCCGGACGTCTTAACAAGATTACCGAGCGACTGGCTGCCAATGAATTTGAACTGAAGATCCAGGCACTGGATGAAGACCGGCTGACAGACGGTTTCCAGAAAGTGGCGAACAGAATCACTTCCGGACTGATCATTGCTGCAATGATCATTGGTGCCGCTCTGCTGATGCGTATTCCATCCAGTTATTCGATACTAGGCTATGGCATCCTGCCATTCATTTTCTTTATAATCGCAATCAGTCTGGGCTTATATCTGGTTTATAACATTATGTTTCGGGATGAACATTATAGGAAGAAGAAAGAGTGA
- the polA gene encoding DNA polymerase I, which yields MSHNNDKRLFLIDAYAMIFRGYYALIRSPRMTSDGKDTSAIFGFTNSLIELIRREKPSHLAVVFDVGVASVRTVDFADYKANRSETPEAITIAIPYIHRILQAMHVPILGVEGYEADDVIGTIACKAEKEGYTTYMVTPDKDFAQLVTEKIKIYKPGIKGAEFEILGVEEVKAKYEIEDPKQVIDFLAMMGDSVDNIPGLDGVGEKTAKKFLKEYGNIENLLANTDQIKGKLREKVEASAERGILSKKLATIICDAPIEFHQEQYDLEIPDFEQVKSVFDELEFRRLYENLYRAFAPSANENSEVNKLAGFEQVNVNNADESRTAGPTQLDLFANYEELDRATETKTTIESNDHLYQFADTAAAQELLVSNLLKQRAVSFDTELNSLNEMEADIVGISFCYRKGLAYYVPLSENRDEALQTLERFRTFFEKEDIVKIAHNLKVDFKILQQYGIDVQGAMFDTMIAHYLLNPDGRHGLDYLSEVFLQYKPVAIETLIGKKGRKQGTLRDLSVEEQTAFVAEDADITWQLYELFAPQLKKEDLEDLFYKVEMPLMEVLAKMELEGVSLDLAWLQQESKDLEEDLRALEKKIFELSGEEFNMNSPRQLGEILFDKLQPDPKAKKTKTGQYATSEDILQKLSSKHEIIKHILEYRTYQKLKSTYVDALPQQIDKDDNRVHTTFSQTTAATGRLASVNPNLQNIPIRTERGQQIRGAFVAGEGKKIISADYSQIELRLIAEISNEDNMIQAFRNGEDIHASTASKLFNIPLEEVSKTQRSQAKTVNFGIIYGQGAFALAEQTGLSRTEAKHMIEAYFETYPQLKKYMSEQVKKAQEQGYVETVLKRKRHLKDINSANFVVKAHAERNAVNAPIQGSAADVIKLAMIKIDKKLTERNMETKMLLQVHDELLFEAPVEEVEAVTELIRTEMESALETKVPLLVEVGAGANWLEAH from the coding sequence ATGTCACACAACAACGATAAAAGGCTCTTTCTCATTGATGCCTATGCCATGATTTTCCGTGGATATTACGCTCTAATCCGCAGTCCGCGAATGACGAGTGACGGCAAGGATACTTCCGCGATTTTTGGATTTACGAACTCGCTTATCGAACTGATCCGCCGGGAAAAACCTTCGCATTTAGCCGTGGTTTTTGATGTGGGTGTGGCAAGTGTAAGAACTGTTGATTTTGCTGATTATAAGGCCAACCGAAGTGAAACCCCGGAAGCAATTACCATTGCCATCCCATACATTCACCGTATTCTTCAGGCTATGCATGTACCCATCCTGGGTGTGGAAGGCTATGAGGCGGACGATGTGATTGGCACCATTGCCTGCAAGGCTGAAAAAGAAGGTTATACCACTTATATGGTTACCCCCGACAAAGATTTTGCGCAGCTGGTCACTGAAAAAATAAAAATCTACAAACCGGGTATCAAAGGCGCGGAATTTGAAATCCTGGGTGTGGAGGAGGTGAAAGCCAAATATGAGATTGAAGATCCAAAACAGGTCATTGATTTCCTGGCCATGATGGGCGATTCCGTAGATAATATCCCCGGACTTGACGGTGTGGGCGAAAAGACCGCCAAGAAGTTCCTGAAGGAATACGGTAATATTGAAAATCTGCTGGCAAATACGGATCAGATCAAAGGAAAGCTCCGCGAAAAAGTGGAAGCAAGTGCGGAGCGCGGAATCCTTTCAAAGAAACTGGCCACTATTATCTGTGATGCGCCAATTGAGTTTCATCAGGAACAGTATGATCTTGAAATCCCGGATTTTGAGCAGGTTAAATCTGTTTTTGATGAACTGGAGTTCCGGCGTCTATACGAAAACCTTTACCGGGCTTTCGCACCTTCAGCAAATGAGAACAGTGAGGTTAACAAACTTGCCGGCTTTGAGCAGGTGAATGTAAATAATGCTGATGAATCCCGGACTGCCGGACCGACCCAGCTGGATCTTTTTGCCAATTATGAAGAGCTGGACAGAGCAACCGAAACCAAAACCACAATTGAAAGCAATGACCATCTTTATCAGTTTGCGGATACGGCTGCAGCGCAGGAACTGTTGGTAAGCAACCTGCTGAAGCAGCGTGCAGTAAGTTTCGATACTGAACTCAACTCGCTGAATGAAATGGAGGCAGATATCGTGGGCATCAGCTTCTGTTACCGCAAAGGACTGGCTTATTACGTGCCGCTTTCGGAAAACCGTGATGAGGCTTTGCAGACGCTGGAAAGATTCCGTACGTTTTTCGAAAAGGAGGATATTGTAAAAATAGCCCACAATCTGAAGGTAGATTTCAAGATCCTTCAGCAATATGGTATAGATGTACAGGGAGCCATGTTCGACACAATGATCGCGCATTACCTGCTGAACCCTGACGGCCGCCATGGTCTTGATTATCTGTCGGAAGTTTTCCTGCAGTACAAACCTGTCGCTATCGAGACACTCATTGGCAAAAAAGGCAGGAAACAGGGCACCTTACGAGATCTGTCCGTGGAAGAGCAGACCGCCTTCGTGGCCGAAGATGCCGATATTACCTGGCAGCTGTACGAACTATTTGCGCCTCAGCTCAAAAAGGAAGACCTGGAAGATCTTTTCTATAAAGTTGAAATGCCGTTGATGGAAGTTCTGGCAAAGATGGAACTGGAAGGAGTGTCGCTGGACCTGGCATGGCTGCAGCAGGAGAGTAAAGACCTGGAAGAGGATCTGCGCGCGTTGGAGAAGAAGATATTTGAACTCTCGGGCGAAGAGTTCAACATGAATTCACCGCGCCAGCTGGGCGAAATTCTTTTTGACAAACTGCAACCGGATCCAAAAGCCAAAAAGACGAAAACAGGCCAGTACGCCACCTCCGAAGATATTCTGCAGAAACTTTCATCCAAACACGAAATCATAAAGCATATCCTGGAGTACCGAACCTATCAGAAACTGAAGTCCACGTATGTGGATGCGCTTCCGCAGCAGATAGACAAAGATGACAACCGTGTGCACACCACTTTTTCCCAAACCACGGCTGCGACCGGCCGTCTGGCAAGTGTGAATCCCAACCTGCAGAATATTCCAATACGAACTGAGCGCGGGCAGCAAATCAGGGGTGCATTTGTAGCCGGTGAGGGGAAGAAAATTATTTCGGCAGATTACTCCCAGATTGAACTTAGACTTATTGCGGAGATTTCCAATGAGGATAATATGATCCAGGCATTCCGTAACGGTGAGGATATTCACGCATCTACAGCCTCTAAACTCTTCAATATTCCTTTGGAGGAAGTCAGCAAAACCCAGCGCAGCCAGGCCAAAACCGTCAACTTTGGGATTATCTATGGGCAGGGTGCTTTTGCGCTGGCCGAGCAGACCGGTCTTTCCAGAACTGAAGCTAAACACATGATCGAAGCTTATTTTGAAACCTATCCGCAACTCAAAAAATATATGTCGGAACAGGTAAAGAAAGCGCAGGAGCAGGGTTATGTGGAAACAGTACTGAAGCGCAAAAGGCATTTGAAAGATATTAATTCTGCCAATTTTGTGGTGAAGGCTCATGCGGAAAGAAATGCCGTGAACGCACCGATACAGGGAAGCGCCGCGGACGTTATAAAACTGGCCATGATTAAAATAGATAAGAAGTTAACGGAACGGAATATGGAAACCAAAATGCTTCTGCAGGTTCATGATGAACTCCTTTTTGAAGCACCTGTTGAGGAGGTAGAGGCAGTAACCGAACTCATACGGACCGAAATGGAATCGGCGCTGGAAACCAAAGTTCCCCTGCTTGTGGAAGTGGGAGCCGGCGCAAACTGGCTGGAAGCACATTAA
- a CDS encoding YciI family protein, translating into MKAVLFYGTKPDITMERVMEVYPRHAAVVDDFKNSGKVLGIGPYGNPGEGSMGIFIDKASAEEFSRIDPFVLEGIVSEITIREWNDSLLG; encoded by the coding sequence ATGAAAGCGGTACTTTTTTACGGAACCAAACCGGATATCACCATGGAGAGGGTTATGGAAGTTTACCCAAGGCATGCTGCCGTGGTAGACGATTTTAAGAATTCCGGAAAAGTTTTGGGCATAGGCCCCTACGGTAACCCGGGGGAAGGCTCAATGGGAATATTTATTGACAAAGCTTCAGCTGAGGAATTCAGTAGAATAGACCCGTTCGTGCTGGAAGGAATTGTTTCCGAAATCACCATCAGGGAATGGAATGACTCGCTGTTGGGATAG